A genome region from Leishmania mexicana MHOM/GT/2001/U1103 complete genome, chromosome 28 includes the following:
- a CDS encoding putative 2-oxoglutarate dehydrogenase, E2 component,dihydrolipoamide succinyltransferase → MFRRVSTRVLPTACSAAHNVSLRFCISINVPTIAESISTGKVVNWTKKVGDAVAEDEVICQIESDKLNVDVRAPTNGVITKINFDDGADVEVGAELSTMKEGPAPAAAAPKAAEVKLDAPKAEPPKAATPAAAAPAAPAVPVAAAKPAMHTIAGADPRTKSVRISSMRRRIADRLKASQNTCAMLTTFNEIDMTPLFQLRDKYKDEFHKRHDVKLGLMSPFVKASAIALKDVPIVNASFGKDTIDYHEFVDIAIAVATPRGLVVPVIRDVQSMNLANIETAIADYAARARINKLTMAEMTGGTFTISNGGVFGSWMGTPIINPPHSAILGMHAIKKKPWVVGNEIKIRDIMAVALTYDHRLIDGSDAVTFLVKVKNLIEDPARMVLDLS, encoded by the coding sequence ATGTTTCGTCGTGTGTCGACGCGTGTGTTGCCCACTGCGTGCAGTGCGGCCCATAACGTGAGCCTGCGCTTCTGCATCAGCATCAACGTACCCACGATTGCCGAGTCCATCAGTACGGGTAAGGTTGTGAACTGGACGAAGAAGGTCGGCGATGCCGTCGCAGAGGACGAAGTAATTTGCCAGATCGAGTCTGACAAGCTTAACGtcgacgtgcgtgcgccgacGAATGGCGTCATTACGAAGATCAATTTCGATGATGGCGCGGATGTCGAGGTCGGCGCGGAGCTGTCCACGATGAAGGAGGGCCccgcaccagcggcagctgcaccgaaGGCTGCGGAAGTCAAGTTGGACGCACCCAAGGCGGAGCCGCCGAAGGCGGCAAccccagctgctgcggcgcctgccgctcctgccGTACCtgtggccgccgccaagccCGCGATGCACACCATTGCCGGCGCTGACCCGCGCACGAAGAGCGTCCGCATCTCCtcgatgcgccgccgcatcgccgaccGCCTCAAGGCCAGCCAGAACACGTGCGCAATGCTCACCACCTTCAATGAAATCGACATGACACCGCTGTTCCAGCTGCGCGACAAGTACAAGGACGAGTTCCACAAGCGCCACGACGTGAAGTTGGGGCTGATGTCGCCCTTCGTGAAGGCGAGCGCGATTGCGCTCAAGGACGTACCGATCGTGAACGCGTCCTTTGGAAAGGACACCATCGACTACCACGAGTTCGTAGATATCGCGATCGccgtggcgacgccgcgcggcCTCGTCGTGCCCGTAATCCGTGATGTGCAGAGCATGAATTTGGCAAACATCGAgaccgccatcgccgactacgccgcgcgtgcgcgcatcaACAAGCTGACCATGGCTGAGATGACTGGAGGCACCTTCACCATCTCCAACGGCGGCGTCTTCGGGTCTTGGATGGGCACGCCGATCATCAACCCGCCGCATAGCGCCATCCTTGGCATGCACGCCATCAAGAAAAAGCCGTGGGTGGTGGGTAACGAGATCAAGATCCGCGACATCATGGCAGTCGCTCTGACCTACGACCACCGCCTTATCGACGGTAGCGACGCGGTGACCTTCCTCGTGAAGGTGAAGAATCTGATTGAGGACCCGGCGCGTATGGTGCTGGACCTCTCGTAG
- a CDS encoding putative vacuolar ATP synthase subunit b, whose product MGRDEEHVRVLSKQELLATHIKALNESYTVKPHLEYTTIRAVNGPLVILEDVRKPTFAEIVKIELADGTARRGQVLEVDGTKAVVQVFEGTSGIDVMRSKCEFTGKVMELGVSEDMLGRIFNGSGIPIDNGPPVLPEQFRNIEGIPINPRARVYPEEMIQTGISSIDVMTSISRGQKIPLFSGAGLPHNEIAAQIVRQAGLVKREGKTEDFCVVFAAMGVNQETARFFRTEFEQNGSMEKTVLFLNLANDPTIERIVTPRLALTTAEYLAYDCGKHVLVILTDMSSYADALREVSAAREEVPGRRGFPGYMYTNLACIYERAGRVLGRAGSITQIPILSMPNDDITHPIPDLTGYITEGQIYVDRQLHNRQLYPPINILPSLSRLMKNAIGEGMTRKDHSGVSNQMYAAYAISRDILAMKAVVGEEALSSEDLLYLEFLDKFEHKFICQGFYETRDIFQSLDLCWELLRTFPKSMLNKIDIKTRDEFYDRHPGRK is encoded by the coding sequence ATGGGCCGCGATGAGGAACATGTTCGCGTGCTGTCAaagcaggagctgctcgcCACGCACATCAAGGCGCTCAACGAGAGCTACACCGTGAAGCCGCATCTTGAGTACACGACGATTCGCGCCGTCAACGGCCCTCTCGTCATCCTGGAGGATGTGCGCAAGCCGACCTTCGCCGAGATCGTCAAAATCGAGCTGGCCGACGGCACCGCCCGTCGTGGCCAGGTGCTCGAGGTGGATGGCACCAAGGCTGTCGTGCAGGTCTTCGAGGGCACGTCCGGTATCGATGTCATGCGCTCCAAGTGCGAGTTTACGGGCAAGGTTATGGAGCTTGGCGTAAGCGAGGACATGCTGGGCCGCATCTTCAACGGTTCCGGCATCCCGATCGATAACGGCCCACCGGTGCTGCCGGAGCAGTTCCGCAACATCGAGGGTATTCCAATCaacccgcgcgcgcgtgtctaCCCGGAGGAGATGATCCAGACGGGTATCTCGTCCATCGATGTCATGACCTCCATCTCGCGCGGCCAGAAGATTCCGCTCTTCTCCGGCGCTGGCCTGCCGCACAACGAAATCGCCGCGCAGATTGTGCGTCAGGCCGGTCTCGTGAAGCGCGAGGGCAAGACAGAGGACTTCTGTGTTGTCTTCGCCGCCATGGGTGTGAACCAGGAGACGGCCCGCTTTTTCCGCACAGAGTTCGAGCAGAACGGCTCGATGGAGAAGACGGTCCTCTTCCTGAACCTGGCGAACGACCCGACCATTGAACGCATCGTGACGCCGCGTCTGgccctcaccaccgccgagtACCTCGCCTACGACTGCGGTAAGCACGTGCTCGTCATTCTGACCGACATGTCCTCGTACGCCGATGCCCTGCGTGAGGTGTCCGCCGCCCGTGAGGAGGTGCCCGGTCGCCGAGGTTTCCCCGGCTACATGTACACAAATCTGGCGTGCATCTACGAGCGTGCAGGCCGTGTGCTCGGCCGCGCCGGCTCCATCACCCAGATCCCGATTCTGTCCATGCCGAACGATGACATTACCCACCCCATTCCAGATCTCACCGGGTACATTACGGAGGGCCAGATCTACGTGGACCGCCAGCTGCACAACCGGCAGCTGTACCCGCCGATCAACATTCTGCCGTCGTTGTCACGCCTGATGAAGAACGCCATTGGCGAGGGCATGACCCGCAAGGATCACAGCGGCGTGAGCAATCAAATGTACGCCGCCTACGCCATCAGTCGTGATATTCTCGCCATGAAGGCCGTCGTTGGCGAGGAGGCACTGAGTAGCGAGGATCTGCTGTACCTCGAGTTTCTCGACAAGTTCGAGCACAAGTTCATCTGCCAGGGCTTCTACGAAACACGTGATATCTTCCAGAGCCTTGACCTGTGctgggagctgctgcgcacgttCCCCAAGAGCATGCTGAACAAGATCGACATCAAGACCCGTGATGAGTTCTATGACCGCCACCCGGGCCGCAAGTAA